A part of Miscanthus floridulus cultivar M001 chromosome 6, ASM1932011v1, whole genome shotgun sequence genomic DNA contains:
- the LOC136461026 gene encoding NAC domain-containing protein 83-like — protein sequence MATEQGLPPGYRFMPTNEEVVELCLLPCIQNQPLLPNDIIEDDPLSSPLWALLEKHGRRHQAFFFAACQAMNAKGQGKRKRQQEEEGQEVKKKLRVCVRSRTKKIEIEWDKYALNFQEHGVKGSTGWVMHEYSITMPPELAWSSVRVYCIRFSSHGKNTKKNSRDAQHRGDDNEFKDEEEVDDDAAGAIATTTRSAAEEDAALLIEDYFTSFPVVAVDVVNANPADGVDAGAGYDQDLPGLVDDDSFDFMNSLPDLLPSVDFSQ from the exons ATGGCCACGGAGCAGGGTCTTCCTCCTGGCTACCGTTTCATGCCCACTAACGAGGAGGTGGTCGAGCTTTGCCTGCTCCCTTGCATCCAGAACCAGCCCCTCCTGCCGAATGACATCATCGAGGACGATCCGCTGAGCTCGCCACTGTGGGCTCTCCTCGAGAAGCACGGGCGGAGGCACCAGGCCTTCTTCTTTGCGGCGTGTCAGGCCATGAACGCCAAGG GGCAGGGCAAGAGGAAGCGCCAACAGGAAGAAGAAGGGCAGGAGGTCAAGAAGAAGCTGCGCGTGTGCGTGCGCAGCCGCACCAAGAAGATTGAGATCGAGTGGGACAAGTATGCACTCAACTTCCAAGAGCACGGTGTCAAGGGCAGCACGGGCTGGGTCATGCATGAGTACTCCATCACCATGCCGCCTGAGCTAGCATGGTCGTCGGTGAGGGTGTACTGCATCCGCTTCAGCAGCCATGGCAAGAACACCAAGAAGAACAGCAGGGATGCGCAACATAGGGGCGACGACAATGAGTTCAAGGATGAGGAGGAAGTGGATGACGACGCAGCAGGAGCAATCGCCACCACTACCAGGAGTGCCGCAGAGGAAGACGCTGCCCTACTCATCGAAGACTACTTCACTTCTTTCCCTGTGGTGGCAGTGGATGTTGTCAACGCCAATCCTGCTGATGGGGTGGACGCAGGAGCAGGCTATGATCAGGACTTGCCCGGGTTGGTGGATGACGACAGTTTTGACTTCATGAACTCTTTGCCTGACCTGTTGCCTAGTGTCGACTTCTCCCAATGA